The following coding sequences lie in one Bacteroidales bacterium genomic window:
- a CDS encoding T9SS type A sorting domain-containing protein, with the protein MNRILSFFIITSLMLLNAAFAQVTFSDMQNLSNEYGPSNEHDLAGEGSNYYLVWDQWGDIMFRKSNNSGQNWGEKLTLYSGIDYLGKYPVVAVGGNNIYITYYRNTSDNSEIFMVKSIDGGVTFGNEVQITNSIRLAQVPQIVASGDTVLVAYEDRDVDYKYQIFLIASTDGGATWSTPQNLSQTLGHARWCNLAMQDQKLAVSWNEQTGSTYNELDVFVTTSSDFGATWSTPVNVTNDGLYNARLNTRLIQNTLFVIVSSNVDGLQTDVRLFRSDDFGSTWQPAVNLSDNTGASERPDLWVTPNFDNNYRLYAVWSDDTYTGNDQAYLKYSVDNGYSWSEMEPFSQATEDAAWVQIIGRPDGGVDELYTAWYRPNDGTFNYEVWGRAAQNQVSSDVNFSGIVRDENNIAIENAAVALGGYLIFSDSDGEFNLDVPAGTYDLSVSAAGFQNYSQPALELTEDTFVEITLMPLVPGNYPPHNLEIQKEGLNNVIATWEAPIGFGSIELAYDDGEANGLFKPGTATGEEFMAVGFQHNASCYLRQVKLLTSPGFAGETMKLWIAGDDAGAPDLSVVYGGPYLVAVEAPYTIVNMDIPIPQNVRFYAACQWEEGNLYEIGGDLNQPDGFSYSTIDGGQSWYAQDDIDFMIRAGIAFDQKSSPEMLLQPQTLLGYNVFLNGNLWGFTETKTALLLSLTPGMEHTIGVAAVYDDGTSPVRSEAIFIAEPLLFPPINLMAFILNYTSVNLEWQAPASDGEWMHWDDGENSDVVGGENIEIFDAAIRFTTDDLQNYDNQYLTRVSAFFVDVDCQIFIRVWQGGNQNYAGNLVREQFVTYPVPNEWNVIELDAPLQIDAQQELWIGYRVINPNGVYPAGTDDGPAIAFKGDMLLYGSNWVSMSSYFGWDINWNIQGYVVDNGTDATSSTIEISNSVPENIGEPQKITNLQPSQPFGWEYTHFNIYKNDVLLATTPPGELSYVDEMPENYNEYYVTTAWDEFESVPSNIVVVFYEGVAENLSGTESIRVHPNPVSGAFTITWPEAAGAASIITLTDLQGKIIATYANNGEATLELDADNLNGSRLQNGVYFIKIENNHSSAFAKIVVAR; encoded by the coding sequence ATGAATAGAATTTTATCCTTCTTCATCATCACCAGCCTGATGCTGCTAAATGCAGCCTTTGCGCAGGTAACATTTTCCGATATGCAAAACCTCAGCAACGAGTACGGCCCTTCCAATGAGCACGACCTTGCCGGTGAGGGTTCTAACTACTATCTGGTATGGGATCAGTGGGGCGATATCATGTTTAGGAAAAGCAACAACAGCGGCCAGAACTGGGGTGAAAAACTCACCCTTTATTCCGGCATCGACTATCTCGGCAAATATCCGGTGGTGGCGGTGGGTGGCAACAACATCTACATCACTTATTACCGCAACACCTCGGACAACAGTGAGATTTTTATGGTGAAATCCATCGATGGCGGCGTTACATTTGGTAATGAGGTTCAAATAACCAATTCTATCCGTCTGGCGCAAGTTCCGCAAATAGTCGCTTCGGGCGATACGGTGCTCGTGGCCTATGAAGACCGCGACGTCGATTACAAATATCAAATCTTTCTGATTGCTTCGACTGACGGTGGCGCCACCTGGAGCACTCCACAAAACCTGTCGCAGACATTAGGCCATGCGCGCTGGTGCAACCTGGCCATGCAGGATCAGAAGCTCGCCGTTAGCTGGAACGAACAAACCGGCTCCACCTATAACGAACTCGACGTATTTGTAACTACCTCCTCCGATTTCGGCGCCACCTGGTCAACGCCCGTCAACGTCACCAACGACGGCCTTTACAACGCCCGGCTCAACACCAGATTAATTCAAAACACGCTCTTCGTCATCGTTTCATCCAATGTGGATGGTTTGCAAACCGACGTCCGTCTCTTCCGCAGCGACGACTTCGGCAGCACCTGGCAGCCAGCCGTAAACCTCTCCGACAACACCGGCGCCTCGGAGCGCCCCGACCTTTGGGTTACGCCCAACTTCGACAACAATTACCGCCTCTATGCCGTCTGGAGCGACGACACCTACACCGGCAACGACCAGGCATATCTGAAATATTCCGTCGACAACGGTTACTCCTGGTCGGAGATGGAACCGTTTTCGCAAGCTACCGAAGATGCTGCATGGGTGCAAATCATTGGCCGGCCCGATGGCGGAGTGGACGAACTCTACACCGCCTGGTACCGCCCCAACGACGGCACCTTCAACTACGAAGTGTGGGGACGCGCGGCTCAAAATCAGGTAAGTTCCGACGTAAACTTTAGCGGCATCGTTCGTGATGAAAACAATATTGCTATCGAAAATGCTGCGGTAGCACTTGGCGGCTATTTGATATTCTCAGATTCAGATGGCGAATTTAACCTCGATGTCCCCGCCGGCACCTACGATCTCTCTGTTTCGGCCGCGGGATTTCAAAATTATTCACAGCCTGCTCTGGAGCTTACTGAAGACACGTTTGTGGAGATTACACTTATGCCACTTGTGCCGGGCAACTATCCGCCTCACAACCTCGAGATACAAAAAGAAGGTCTAAATAATGTGATTGCCACCTGGGAAGCCCCTATCGGTTTTGGCTCCATCGAACTGGCTTACGACGACGGCGAAGCCAACGGACTTTTCAAGCCCGGCACAGCTACCGGTGAGGAATTTATGGCGGTAGGATTCCAACACAACGCGTCCTGCTATTTGCGCCAGGTGAAATTATTAACCAGTCCGGGATTTGCCGGCGAAACCATGAAATTATGGATCGCAGGTGACGACGCAGGCGCTCCCGACCTGAGCGTGGTTTATGGCGGCCCGTATCTGGTAGCTGTTGAAGCTCCTTACACCATCGTCAATATGGATATTCCTATACCGCAAAATGTGCGTTTTTATGCAGCCTGCCAGTGGGAAGAAGGAAACCTTTACGAAATTGGTGGCGACCTGAACCAGCCCGACGGCTTCTCCTACTCTACCATCGACGGTGGCCAAAGCTGGTATGCGCAGGACGATATAGATTTTATGATACGGGCAGGAATAGCGTTCGATCAGAAATCTTCTCCCGAAATGCTTTTGCAACCACAGACATTGTTGGGTTATAATGTGTTTTTGAATGGGAATCTCTGGGGTTTTACAGAAACGAAAACTGCCCTGTTGCTCAGCCTGACACCGGGCATGGAGCATACCATTGGCGTTGCGGCGGTATATGATGACGGAACTTCGCCTGTGCGTTCCGAAGCGATTTTCATTGCCGAGCCGTTGCTCTTTCCGCCCATAAATCTCATGGCATTTATTCTAAACTATACCTCTGTTAATTTGGAATGGCAGGCTCCGGCATCCGATGGCGAATGGATGCATTGGGATGATGGCGAAAACAGTGATGTGGTAGGGGGCGAAAATATTGAGATTTTTGATGCCGCCATTCGCTTCACCACAGATGATTTGCAAAATTATGATAACCAATACCTCACACGTGTTTCAGCATTTTTTGTGGATGTCGATTGTCAGATATTTATCCGCGTGTGGCAGGGCGGCAACCAAAACTACGCAGGCAATCTGGTGCGCGAACAGTTTGTGACGTACCCGGTACCCAACGAATGGAATGTGATAGAACTGGATGCGCCGCTGCAAATAGATGCCCAGCAGGAGCTTTGGATCGGCTACCGCGTGATCAATCCCAATGGCGTATATCCGGCGGGAACCGACGATGGCCCTGCCATTGCCTTCAAAGGCGACATGCTCCTCTACGGTTCCAATTGGGTGAGCATGAGCAGCTACTTTGGGTGGGACATCAACTGGAACATCCAGGGTTATGTGGTGGACAACGGGACAGACGCGACTTCATCAACTATTGAAATTTCAAATTCCGTCCCGGAAAATATTGGTGAGCCTCAAAAGATTACAAACCTACAGCCATCGCAACCATTTGGGTGGGAATATACCCATTTTAATATTTATAAAAATGATGTGCTGCTAGCTACCACCCCGCCCGGAGAGCTTTCGTACGTGGATGAAATGCCGGAGAATTATAATGAATATTATGTAACCACTGCCTGGGACGAATTTGAATCGGTTCCCTCCAACATCGTTGTTGTGTTTTATGAAGGAGTAGCTGAAAATCTTTCTGGTACGGAATCCATCCGCGTTCATCCCAATCCTGTGAGCGGAGCTTTCACCATCACCTGGCCTGAAGCTGCCGGAGCCGCTTCAATTATTACCCTCACCGATTTGCAGGGTAAAATCATAGCAACGTATGCTAATAACGGGGAAGCTACACTAGAACTGGATGCCGATAATCTCAACGGTAGTCGGTTACAAAATGGCGTTTATTTTATTAAAATAGAAAACAATCATTCATCGGCTTTCGCCAAAATAGTGGTGGCAAGATAA